A segment of the Sphingopyxis sp. OAS728 genome:
GCCCGTCCACATCGGGCATTCGCGCACCGCCAGCCATGCCGAAAGAAAGCCGGTGAAGTCCAAGCTGCACGCCTGCTCAAGCTGCGGCGCGATCCGCTGGAGTTGCGAGCGATGCTCGAACACATGATCGAACCGCGTCGCCGCGGCGCGCACGCCGGGGTCGGCGCTTATTCCTTCGGCGAGCACCGCCAGATGGTCGGGCGCCCAGAGGTCGTCGGCATCGAGAAACGCGATCCAGTCGCCGCGCGCGGCGCGAATACCGATGTTGCGCCCGGCGTAGCCGCCCGGCCCGGGCGTCGACAGGTCGAGCAGCTTGATCCGCTCGTCGCCGATCGCGGCAACAATATCCCGCCCGCCGTCGGTCGAGCGATTGTCGACGACCAATATTTCATGCGCCGGGAAAGTCTGCGCGAACACGCTTTCGATCGCGGCGCGGACATGCGCGGCCTTGTTGTAGAGCGGCATCACCACCGAAAAACGGGGCGCGTCATGGGGGTTCGTCATTAGTCGCGTGCTGCCTTCCGTCCCCCCGCGAGATTGAGAAATTCGCTCACCGCCACCCCGGCGAGCTGCAATGTCAGCAGCATCACGGCCAGCCGTCGCCGCAAGGACAGTTCGCGCGAGATCGCCGCGCGGCGCAATCGCCGGATCGTATCCACCGCCGTGACCCCCAGCACATGAACGAGGCGCGGGCGCTGTTTGGTGCGGTCCCAGCGCCCGCCGCTCAGCCGCTGGCGCTTGCGCACCAGTTCGGCGCGGCTCGCGCGCACCGGATGGCGCACCACCATCGCGGGGATATAGACAAGCGGATGGCCGCTGTCGCGGATGCGCAGCGCCATCTGCCGGTCGCCGCCCGATTTCAGCGCGGCGTCGAACCCACCGAGCGCCTTGAGCAACGCCGTCTCGCTTGCCCAATTGGCGGTCGCGCAATTACCGCGCGCGGCATGCGATTGGGGAAAGCTGAATAGCCGTTCGTAATCGCCGAACACCTCACGTTCCTGCGCGATCTCGTCGAACAGATCGATCTTGCCGGCGAGCACGCCGAACCCCGGATTGGCTACCGCGGCGCGAAGAACTTGCTCGAGCCAGTCGGGGGCAGGTTCGCAATCGGCGTCGGTGAAGGCCGTGATCGGCGCCCGCACGCGTCCGATACCGAGGTTGCGCGCGACATAAGAGCCGGGGCGCTTTTCTTCGAGCAGTTCGACACCCGAATAGCTGCGCGCGATTCGGGCTGTCGCGTCGCTCGATCCATTGTCGACGACGATGATCTGATAGGCGTCGCGCGGGACCGTCTGGCGCACGAGCGCATCAAGGCAACGGCCGAGCACGGCTTCGCCATTCCATACGGGTACAATGACTGCGACTTGAAACATTTATCCGCCTGTTCAGTGCCCCCGCGACGCTGCAATCGGCCGCTGACACCATGCCGGTCAACTGTATGCTGCACCTGCGAAGACGAGTTGCCCTGTTGACCGGACGACCGGAGGCCGAGTGCCTTCGCTCTCGCATCATTGCCCGCTACCAAGGACCGCCCGGGCCCGTCGGCGCTGCTGCATTGCGCAGCCGTCCGAAGCCGTATGAAGAAAGCGACATTAGTGGGTGAAATCCTGCCCGAATCGGACGAAGCCGCCGAAGTGCTGGTGGTGTCGCTCGAATCCGCCGAAGCCCGCCGCGCGGCCTTTGCCGCGCGCGCGGCGGACACGTCGCTGGCGTGGCGATTCTTCGATGCGTGTACCGGCCCCGCACCCGACATGGTGATCGACGAGGCCGCGATCCGCCGCAACAAGGGCCGGCCGATGAGCAAGGGCGAGATCGGCTGCTACGCCAGCCACTTCTCGATCTGGCAGGACTTGATCGCGCGCGGCGTGCGGCAGGCGATCATCCTCGAGGACGACACGGTGGTCGACTGGGCCTATCTCGAACCGCTCGCGCGCACCGATCTCCACGCCGAGGGCATCGATTATCTCAGGCTCTACGCCAAACGGCCGACCTGGCAGCGCGTAGTCCGGCGCGATTTCCTCCAGCATTCGCGCACGATCGTCGAGCTCGTGGGGCTCGCCTATGGCACGCAGGGCTATGCGATCACGCTGGACGGCGCGCGGACGCTGGTCGAACATTGCCGCACCGTCCGCCGCCCGATCGACGATGCGATGGACCGTTCCTGGTCGCACGGCCTGCCCAATCTCGCGCTCTATCCCGCGCCGATCCTCGAGGCGGCGATCGTGTCGGACATCGGCAATTCGCGCTTCGGGCCCAAGAGCGACCCGCTCTATCATTCGATGAAGCAACGGGCGTGGCGCCATATCGAACGCGCACGCATGCGGATGCTGAAAGCGAGACGTCTGCTTGAGCGCTGAACTCCCCGCCCGCTTCGACGCGGGACTCCGCGCACGCAGTCGCAGCTCGATCGGCTGGACGATCACGCGCTTCCTGTCGGACCAGATATTCTCCTTCGTCGTCTTCGTGATCCTCGCGCGCCTGCTGACGCAGGCCGACATCGGCGCTTTTGCGGTGATGGCGGTGACCGCCGAGGCGTTCCGCATCATCGCAACCGCGGGCCTCGTCCAGACGATCGCGCGAAAGAAGGAGCTGAGCCCGGCGTTTCTCGACACCATCTATCGCTCGCAGCAGGCCTTTTCCTTCATATCCGCGTTTCTGATCATGATATTGGCGCAGCCGATCGCCGACTGGATGGGCGCGCCGA
Coding sequences within it:
- a CDS encoding glycosyltransferase family 2 protein, whose amino-acid sequence is MTNPHDAPRFSVVMPLYNKAAHVRAAIESVFAQTFPAHEILVVDNRSTDGGRDIVAAIGDERIKLLDLSTPGPGGYAGRNIGIRAARGDWIAFLDADDLWAPDHLAVLAEGISADPGVRAAATRFDHVFEHRSQLQRIAPQLEQACSLDFTGFLSAWLAVRECPMWTGAIAIRRDTLFEAGLFPEGRAVRGGDKDLWLRVLAKGALRYDPRVTAVFHRDSENKVSKSTTTLDVPCLVATARAMMADATAREAALLRRLVNQEIAHYARYAMKYPGRTAIRVGDLYLPEGAGTAALLLAAKLIPASLRQSSYALRNRIRARA
- a CDS encoding glycosyltransferase, encoding MFQVAVIVPVWNGEAVLGRCLDALVRQTVPRDAYQIIVVDNGSSDATARIARSYSGVELLEEKRPGSYVARNLGIGRVRAPITAFTDADCEPAPDWLEQVLRAAVANPGFGVLAGKIDLFDEIAQEREVFGDYERLFSFPQSHAARGNCATANWASETALLKALGGFDAALKSGGDRQMALRIRDSGHPLVYIPAMVVRHPVRASRAELVRKRQRLSGGRWDRTKQRPRLVHVLGVTAVDTIRRLRRAAISRELSLRRRLAVMLLTLQLAGVAVSEFLNLAGGRKAARD
- a CDS encoding glycosyltransferase family 25 protein, whose amino-acid sequence is MKKATLVGEILPESDEAAEVLVVSLESAEARRAAFAARAADTSLAWRFFDACTGPAPDMVIDEAAIRRNKGRPMSKGEIGCYASHFSIWQDLIARGVRQAIILEDDTVVDWAYLEPLARTDLHAEGIDYLRLYAKRPTWQRVVRRDFLQHSRTIVELVGLAYGTQGYAITLDGARTLVEHCRTVRRPIDDAMDRSWSHGLPNLALYPAPILEAAIVSDIGNSRFGPKSDPLYHSMKQRAWRHIERARMRMLKARRLLER